The following coding sequences are from one Lolium rigidum isolate FL_2022 chromosome 6, APGP_CSIRO_Lrig_0.1, whole genome shotgun sequence window:
- the LOC124661867 gene encoding blue copper protein 1b-like gives MLQLFPGRRRGYPVLVVAMAVAVLSAASPRAAVDAYKNYTVGDDKGWYDGLAVDYQAWAEGYNFSLGDFLIFNTDKNHSVVQTRNETVYKSCDYDDSAPEDTVDWSAAAPEFSKDAVTAAVPLLKEGKTYFFSGNYDGEQCESGQRFAIAVAHGQGLPPDLRPPAADAPGPAAGPDSADAAPAFDFSHPKNVSTPSYTDDSDDESSSSTSGSSLTLASLRPGLMIMALAVLFVMQV, from the exons ATGCTGCAGCTCTTCCCCGGCCGGCGCCGGGGCTACCCCGTTCTCGTGGTCGCCATGGCGGTTGCCGTCCTGAGCGCTGCTAGCCCGCGCGCAGCCGTGGACGCGTACAAGAACTACACCGTCGGCGACGACAAGGGGTGGTACGACGGCCTTGCCGTCGACTACCAGGCCTGGGCCGAGGGCTACAATTTTAGCCTCGGAGATTTCCTCA TATTCAACACGGACAAGAACCACTCGGTGGTGCAGACGCGGAACGAGACCGTGTACAAGAGCTGCGACTACGACGACTCCGCCCCAGAGGACACTGTCGATTGGTCGGCCGCCGCGCCGGAGTTCAGCAAGGATGccgtcaccgccgccgtgccgctgCTCAAGGAGGGCAAAACCTACTTCTTCTCCGGGAACTACGACGGCGAGCAGTGCGAGAGCGGCCAGCGCTTCGCCATAGCCGTCGCGCATGGGCAGGGCCTACCACCGGACCTCAGGCCACCGGCGGCGGACGCGCCGGGGCCAGCGGCCGGGCCGGATAGCGCAGACGCGGCGCCGGCCTTCGACTTCAGCCACCCAAAGAACGTCTCCACGCCGTCGTACACGGATGATTCCGATGACGAGTCGAGCAGTAGCACTTCGGGTTCTAGTCTGACTCTAGCCAGTCTCCGGCCCGGCCTCATGATCATGGCTCTAGCTGTGCTCTTTGTAATGCAGGTGTAG
- the LOC124658933 gene encoding coatomer subunit beta-2 encodes MDKPSTLLVHFDKGSAAMANEIKADLEGSDVAAKVEAMKRAVMLLLNGETLPTLFITVVRYVLPSEDHTIQKLLLLYLEIIDKRDSAGRVLPEMILICQNLRNNLQHPNEYIRGVTLRFLCRLSEPEVLEPLVPSILENLEHRHHFIRRHALSAISAIYRLPHGDQLIPDAPELVERALASEQDASARRNAFLMLCLCGQERAVAYLFSNAERVTEWPDLLQMAAVDLIRKVCRSPNRADKGRYIKIIISLLSSPSTAVVYECAGALVSLSSAPTAVRAAANTYCELLASQSDNNVRLILLDRLNELRTSHRDVMVDVVMDVLRALASPNLDVKRKVLDLVLDLLTPRNVEEVVLYLKKEVVKTQSGELEKGGEYRQMLVQAIHSCAVEYPEVAGSVVHLLMDFLGDTNVAAAVDVVLFVREIIETNPKLRVSMIQRLSDTFYQIRASRVCSIALWILGEYSLSLAEVESAISTIKQCLGDVPFFTVSEEGETTDSSKPAQQMVNSVTVSSRRPVVLADGTYATQSAATETISTPSVTPGSLSSTLNLRSLILSGDFFLAAVVACTLTKLVLRLEEVQPSKLEANKACTGALLVMTSILQLGLSSYLPQPIDNDSYDRIVLCVRLLCNTGDDVRKIWLQSCRQSFAKMLAEKQFRETEEMKAKAQISHAQPDDLIDFYHLKSRRGMSQLELEDEVQDDLKAATGGFTKETDDANRLNRILQLTGFSDPVYAEAFVTVHHYDIVLDVTVINRTKETLQNLCLELATMGDLKLVDRPQNYTLAPESSKQIRANIKVSSTETGVIFGNIVYETSNVMERSVVVLNDIHIDIMDYISPATCADVTFRNMWAEFEWENKVAVNTVIQDEKEFLNHVIKSTNMKCLTPPSALDGECGFLAANLYAKSVFGEDALVNISIEKQADGKLSGYIRIRSKTQGIALSLGDKITLKQKGSS; translated from the exons ATGGACAAGCCGAGCACGCTGCTGGTCCACTTCGACAAGGGCTCCGCCGCCATGGCGAACGAGATCAAGGCGGATCTGGAGGGCAGCGACGTCGCCGCcaaggtcgaggccatgaagcgcGCCGTCATGCTCCTCCTCAACGGCGAGACCCTGCCCACGCTCTTCATCACCGTCGTCCGCTACGTCCTCCCCTCCGAGGACCACACCATCCAGAAGCTGCTGCTCCTCTACCTCGAGATCATCGACAAGCGCGACTCCGCCGGCcgcgtcctcccggagatgatccTCATCTGCCAGAACCTGCGCAACAACCTGCAGCACCCCAACGAGTACATCCGCGGCGTCACGCTGCGCTTCCTCTGCCGCCTCTCCGAGCCCGAGGTGCTCGAGCCGCTCGTGCCCTCCATCCTCGAGAACCTCGAGCACCGACACCACTTCATCCGCCGCCACGCGCTCTCCGCGATCTCCGCGATCTACCGCCTCCCTCACGGCGACCAGCTCATCCCCGACGCCCCCGAGCTCGTCGAGCGCGCGCTCGCGTCCGAGCAGGACGCCTCCGCGCGCCGGAATGCCTTCCTCATGCTCTGCCTCTGTGGGCAGGAACGTGCCGTCGCGTACCTCTTCTCCAACGCCGAGCGCGTTACCGAGTGGCCCGATCTCCTGCAGATGGCGGCCGTAGATCTCATCCGCAAGGTCTGCCGCTCTCCAAACCGTGCCGACAAGGGCAGGTATATCAAGATCATCATCTCGCTTCTCTCATCTCCCAGCACTGCTGTTGTCTACGAGTGCGCCGGTGCGCTTGTGTCGCTCTCCTCCGCGCCCACTGCTGTGCGCGCTGCTGCCAACACGTACTGCGAGCTGCTCGCGTCGCAGAGTGACAACAATGTCAGGCTCATCCTCCTGGACCGTCTGAATGAGCTGCGCACGTCTCACCGGGACGTGATGGTGGATGTAGTCATGGATGTGCTGCGTGCGCTTGCCAGCCCCAACTTGGACGTCAAGAGGAAGGTGCTGGATCTGGTGCTTGATCTGCTCACTCCTCGTAATGTTGAGGAGGTGGTGCTTTACCTCAAGAAGGAGGTTGTCAAAACACAGTCAGGGGAGCTTGAGAAGGGTGGCGAGTACCGCCAGATGCTCGTGCAAGCCATCCACTCATGTGCTGTGGAGTACCCAGAGGTGGCTGGATCCGTGGTGCACCTCCTCATGGACTTCCTTGGTGACACTAATGTTGCTGCAGCGGTTGATGTTGTGCTGTTTGTGCGTGAGATCATTGAGACTAACCCCAAGCTGCGCGTCTCCATGATCCAGAGGCTCAGTGATACCTTCTATCAGATCCGGGCATCCCGTGTCTGTTCAATCGCTCTCTGGATCCTGGGGGAGTACTCCCTCTCGCTAGCTGAGGTCGAGAGCGCCATTTCCACCATCAAGCAGTGCCTTGGGGATGTACCCTTCTTCACCGTCTCAGAGGAAGGGGAGACAACTGATTCCTCCAAGCCAGCCCAGCAGATGGTTAACTCTGTCACCGTGTCCTCCAGGCGGCCTGTTGTTCTTGCAGATGGCACTTACGCCACACAGAGTGCTGCCACCGAGACCATTTCAACTCCCTCAGTTACCCCTGGATCGTTGTCATCCACCCTGAATCTCAGATCACTCATCCTGTCAGGCGATTTCTTCTTGGCTGCGGTTGTTGCCTGCACCCTTACCAAGCTGGTATTGAGGCTGGAGGAGGTGCAGCCATCAAAGCTTGAAGCAAACAAGGCTTGTACTGGGGCCTTGCTGGTCATGACCTCCATTCTGCAGCTCGGATTATCCTCCTACCTTCCCCAACCGATCGATAATGATTCATATGACAGGATTGTGCTTTGTGTGCGATTGCTCTGCAATACTGGTGATGATGTGAGGAAGATTTGGTTGCAGTCATGTAGACAGAGTTTTGCCAAGATGCTTGCGGAGAAGCAATTCAGGGAGACAGAAGAGATGAAGGCCAAGGCACAGATCTCCCATGCCCAGCCAGATGACCTTATTGATTTCTACCACCTGAAGAGCAGAAGG GGCATGAGCCAGCTTGAGTTGGAAGATGAGGTCCAAGATGATTTGAAGGCTGCAACTGGTGGATTCACTAAGGAAACAGATGATGCAAACAGACTTAATCGCATTCTTCAGTTGACTGGGTTCAGTGATCCTGTATATGCTGAAGCATTTGTGACTGTACATCATTATGATATTGTACTTGATGTTACCGTCATTAACCGTACAAAGGAGACACTTCAGAACCTGTGCTTGGAATTAGCTACAATGGGAGACCTCAAACTTGTTGACCGCCCTCAGAACTATACCTTGGCTCCTGAATCAAGCAAGCAAATACGTGCTAATATCAAGGTTTCTTCCACAGAGACCGGAGTCATATTTGGGAACATAGTCTATGAAACTTCCAATGTGATGGAACGATCAGTGGTTGTCCTAAATGATATTCACATTGACATCATGGATTATATCTCACCTGCTACATGCGCAGATGTTACTTTCAGGAATATGTGGGCAGAGTTTGAGTGGGAAAACAAG GTTGCAGTTAATACGGTAATTCAGGACGAGAAGGAATTCTTAAATCATGTTATCAAGTCAACAAACATGAAGTGTCTAACACCACC CTCCGCGCTTGACGGGGAATGCGGTTTCCTCGCTGCAAATCTTTACGCAAAGAGTGTATTTGGAGAAGATGCTTTGGTGAACATTAGCATTGAGAAGCAAGCTGATGGCAAGCTCAGTGGTTACATCAGAATAAGGAGTAAGACCCAAGGAATTGCGCTCAGCTTGGGAGACAAGATCACCCTCAAGCAGAAGGGAAGCAGTTAA